A window of Dehalogenimonas sp. WBC-2 genomic DNA:
AATTATTATGGCAACGAAATGAGGAGTGAACATGGGGAAAATGAAAATGGAGATATGGCCTATCGGGTTAGTCAGCAGTCCGGTCAAGGAAAAACCGGACGACGGGTTCAACTGGCGGGAAAATGTCTCAGAGATAGAGCTTGACCCCGCCCTGACCGAGGGCTTGGACCGGCTGACCGATTTTTCTCATATCATGGTTATCTGGTGGATGCACCGGGCGACCGATAAATCCAAGATGGCGCTCAAAGTCGCTCCCCGCGGGCGGACCGA
This region includes:
- a CDS encoding hypothetical protein (COG1720: uncharacterized conserved protein) yields the protein MGKMKMEIWPIGLVSSPVKEKPDDGFNWRENVSEIELDPALTEGLDRLTDFSHIMVIWWMHRATDKSKMALKVAPRGRTDLPPVGVFASRSPYRPNPIGRATVRLVARHGNVLTVRGLDAIDGTPVLDIKPFIPGYDSPEEGVYTPEWATHHQRKS